One part of the Gossypium raimondii isolate GPD5lz chromosome 1, ASM2569854v1, whole genome shotgun sequence genome encodes these proteins:
- the LOC105773927 gene encoding histone-lysine N-methyltransferase ATXR2, with protein sequence MELICPIDQRCSHQIAALLRPPSPPIVQEYFDQLISKRKCQGIKVKQNGDLGKGVFAETDFEEEQLIFKDEMLVGVQHPSNKIDCLVCSYCFKFIGSIEKQIGRKLYLKTIGIGNSSHNGCQSNSSDDEEDNHYVQNHHSSENGASSSSGSTIPLPMMAVESLMNGELALPYSNKFPLPSVVSCLGGCEEAFYCSKSCAEADWESSHCLLCTGEKSESCSRKALLKFIQHANETNDIFLLAAKAISFTILRYRKLKASHMSEQEKPASSILGTDLSLLLEAWKPISIGHKRRWWDCIALPDDIDASDEATFRREIQELAFTSLQLLKEAIFDKECELLFSLEIYGHIIGMFELNNLDLVVASPVEDYFLYIDDLPYPEKKEAEKITQPYLDALGEDYSNCCQGTAFFPLQSCMNHSCCPNAKAFKREEDRDGQATIIALRPICNGEEVTISYIDEDLSFEERQALLADYGFRCRCPRCLDEER encoded by the exons ATGGAACTCATTTGCCCTATCGATCAACGCTGCTCTCATCAAATAGCCGCTCTTCTCCGGCCCCCGTCTCCTCCCATCGTCCAG GAGTATTTCGACCAGCTTATCTCGAAACGCAAGTGCCAAGGCATCAAAGTGAAACAAAACGGCGACTTaggaaaag GCGTGTTTGCCGAAactgattttgaagaagaacAACTTATTTTTAAGGATGAAATGCTTGTTGGAGTTCAGCATCCTTCAAACAAg aTTGATTGTTTAGTTTGTAgttattgtttcaaatttattgGATCAATAGAGAAACAAATAGGGCGAAAACTGTATCTGAAAACAATAGGAATAGGAAATTCTTCACATAATGGATGTCAAAGCAATTCATCTGATGATGAAGAAGACAATCATTATGTTCAAAATCACCATAGTTCTGAAAATGGAGCTTCTAGCAGTTCTGGTAGTACTATTCCTTTGCCTATGATGGCTGTCGAGTCGTTAATGAATGGTGAATTAGCATTGCCTTACTCCAACAAGTTTCCCTTACCTTCTGTTGTTTCATGCCTTGGCGGATGTGAAGAAGCTTTCTATTGTAG TAAATCGTGTGCAGAGGCTGATTGGGAATCGTCTCATTGCTTACTTTGTACTGGGGAGAAATCAGAGTCTTGTTCTAGAAAGGCacttttaaaattcatacaaCATGCCAATG AAACAAATGATATTTTCCTCCTTGCTGCCAAG GCAATTTCTTTCACCATATTAAGGTATAGGAAGTTGAAAGCATCTCATATGAGCGAACAAGAGAAGCCTGCATCTAGTATATTAGGAACTGATCTATCCTTACTTTTGGAGGCCTGGAAGCCAATATCAATTGGACATAAGAGAAG GTGGTGGGACTGTATTGCCTTGCCGGATGACATTGATGCATCGGATGAAGCCACATTTAGGAGGGAAATACAGGAGCTTGCATTCACA TCACTTCAGCTCCTCAAGGAAGCTATTTTTGACAAGGAATGTGAGCTAT TATTCTCCCTTGAAATCTATGGGCATATTATCGGCATGTTCGAGCTCAATAATCT TGATCTGGTTGTAGCATCTCCGGTGGAAGATTACTTTTTGTACATTGATGATCTTCCATATCCTGAAAAG AAAGAAGCTGAGAAAATTACACAACCATATCTAGATGCACTTGGTGAGGATTATTCCAATTGTTGCCAAG GTACTGCTTTCTTTCCTTTGCAAAGCTGCATGAACCATTCTTGTTGTCCTAATGCAAAAGCATTCAAAAGAGAAGAG GATAGAGATGGCCAAGCGACAATTATTGCCCTCCGGCCTATTTGCAATGGAGAGGAG GTGACCATTTCATACATAGACGAGGACCTTTCATTTGAAGAGAGACAAGCATTGCTTGCAGATTACGGTTTTAGATGCAGGTGCCCCAGGTGTTTAGATGAAGAACGCTAG
- the LOC105773936 gene encoding uncharacterized protein LOC105773936 isoform X1, with protein sequence MFGGQVAAPINSPHLRRSGSRAVVSDLGAELGNGVENSYVHPLEINGSKNASIPLVTAAIVPSPTLLWRFKVLLFLLWGFICGKTGWQSVMRMSADLRDLFLYEAFLYYNPLLLVTTMVWLWGINLWVFSRSNINYAKIFDLDQNHLTHREIWKCATWMTIIVPTSMTAYLYLYSNGEVSLAASQPVLLYFAVVMLLIFPFDIFYFSSRYYLLRALWRIVLPLQAITFSDFFLADILTSMAKVFSDIERSVCRMVHRQVATIAWFEADSVCGSHSVAIPLVLVLPYLFRFFQCLRQYRDIGERSALLNALKYSTAVPVIFLSALKYHVLPESWTNFYRPLWLLSSVLNSLYSFYWDVARDWDFSSFARMFKFNKSHLYSHLLHGRTWVYFWVIGSNLILRCTWTYKLSAHLRNNYLTVFTIAALEIFRRFQWIFFRVENEWNKINSRPNMQLSMNDPSDDEVKLLSSSAGYNV encoded by the exons ATGTTCGGAGGTCAGGTTGCTGCTCCTATCAATAGTCCGCATTTAAGGAGGTCCGGTAGCAGAGCAGTGGTATCTGATCTAG GTGCAGAATTGGGAAATGGTGTGGAGAACAGTTACGTGCATCCGTTGGAGATAAATGGATCGAAGAATGCAAGTATACCATTGGTTACTGCTGCAATTGTGCCTTCGCCTACATTATTATGGAGATTCAAG GTACTATTGTTCTTACTCTGGGGTTTCATCTGTGGGAAG ACTGGATGGCAATCCGTAATGAGAATGAGTGCAGACCTACGGGACCTATTTCTATATGAGGCATTTTTGTATTATAATCCTCTTCTTCTGGtg ACTACAATGGTATGGCTTTGGGGAATCAATTTATGGGTCTTTTCTCGGTCTAATATCAATTATGCCAAAATTTTTGATCTCGATCAGAACCATCTCACTCATAGAGAAATATGGAAG TGCGCTACATGGATGACTATCATTGTTCCAACCAGTATGACAGCATATCTTTATCTCTACTCTAATGGAGAAGTATCATTGGCTGCCTCCCAACCA GTGCTTCTATATTTTGCAGTCGTGATGCTTTTAATATTcccttttgacattttttatttttcatcccGATACTACTTGCTAAGGGCTCTTTGGCGAATAGTTCTTCCATTACAG GCGATAACTTTTTCCGACTTCTTCTTGGCTGATATTTTGACCTCCATGGCAAAG GTGTTTTCTGATATAGAACGGTCCGTCTGTAGAATGGTCCATCGACAG GTTGCCACCATTGCATGGTTTGAAGCTGATTCTGTCTGTGGCAGTCACTCTGTTGCAATCCCTTTAGTTCTCGTTTTGCCTTATCTTTTCCGATTTTTCCAATGTCTTCGACAATACAGGGATATCGGTGAAAGATCAGCACTTTTGAATG CGTTAAAATATTCGACAGCAGTACCTGTGATTTTCCTTTCTGCCCTTAAATACCATGTCTTACCCGAAAGCTGGACTAATTTTTATCGCCCACTCTGGCTTCTTTCAAGTGTTTTGAACTCATTGTACTCTTTTTATTGGGACGTAGCACGAGATTGGGATTTCAG CAGCTTCGCTCGTATGTTCAAGTTCAATAAATCACATCTCTACTCGCACCTTTTACATGGACGAACATGG GTATACTTTTGGGTGATCGGAAGCAACTTGATCCTACGATGCACGTGGACATACAAACTGTCGGCTCATCTCCGTAATAACTACCTTACGGTGTTCACCATTGCTGCCTTGGAGATATTCCGGCGATTCCAATGGATTTTCTTCCGCGTTGAAAACGAGTGGAATAAAATCAACTCCAGGCCAAATATGCAGCTCTCCATGAATGATCCAAGCGATGATGAAGTCAAATTACTTTCTTCTTCAGCTGGTTACAATGTATAA
- the LOC105773936 gene encoding uncharacterized protein LOC105773936 isoform X2, translated as MFGGQVAAPINSPHLRRSGSRAVVSDLGAELGNGVENSYVHPLEINGSKNASIPLVTAAIVPSPTLLWRFKVLLFLLWGFICGKTGWQSVMRMSADLRDLFLYEAFLYYNPLLLVTTMVWLWGINLWVFSRSNINYAKIFDLDQNHLTHREIWKCATWMTIIVPTSMTAYLYLYSNGEVSLAASQPVLLYFAVVMLLIFPFDIFYFSSRYYLLRALWRIVLPLQAITFSDFFLADILTSMAKVFSDIERSVCRMVHRQVATIAWFEADSVCGSHSVAIPLVLVLPYLFRFFQCLRQYRDIGERSALLNALKYSTAVPVIFLSALKYHVLPESWTNFYRPLWLLSSVLNSLYSFYWDVARDWDFSFARMFKFNKSHLYSHLLHGRTWVYFWVIGSNLILRCTWTYKLSAHLRNNYLTVFTIAALEIFRRFQWIFFRVENEWNKINSRPNMQLSMNDPSDDEVKLLSSSAGYNV; from the exons ATGTTCGGAGGTCAGGTTGCTGCTCCTATCAATAGTCCGCATTTAAGGAGGTCCGGTAGCAGAGCAGTGGTATCTGATCTAG GTGCAGAATTGGGAAATGGTGTGGAGAACAGTTACGTGCATCCGTTGGAGATAAATGGATCGAAGAATGCAAGTATACCATTGGTTACTGCTGCAATTGTGCCTTCGCCTACATTATTATGGAGATTCAAG GTACTATTGTTCTTACTCTGGGGTTTCATCTGTGGGAAG ACTGGATGGCAATCCGTAATGAGAATGAGTGCAGACCTACGGGACCTATTTCTATATGAGGCATTTTTGTATTATAATCCTCTTCTTCTGGtg ACTACAATGGTATGGCTTTGGGGAATCAATTTATGGGTCTTTTCTCGGTCTAATATCAATTATGCCAAAATTTTTGATCTCGATCAGAACCATCTCACTCATAGAGAAATATGGAAG TGCGCTACATGGATGACTATCATTGTTCCAACCAGTATGACAGCATATCTTTATCTCTACTCTAATGGAGAAGTATCATTGGCTGCCTCCCAACCA GTGCTTCTATATTTTGCAGTCGTGATGCTTTTAATATTcccttttgacattttttatttttcatcccGATACTACTTGCTAAGGGCTCTTTGGCGAATAGTTCTTCCATTACAG GCGATAACTTTTTCCGACTTCTTCTTGGCTGATATTTTGACCTCCATGGCAAAG GTGTTTTCTGATATAGAACGGTCCGTCTGTAGAATGGTCCATCGACAG GTTGCCACCATTGCATGGTTTGAAGCTGATTCTGTCTGTGGCAGTCACTCTGTTGCAATCCCTTTAGTTCTCGTTTTGCCTTATCTTTTCCGATTTTTCCAATGTCTTCGACAATACAGGGATATCGGTGAAAGATCAGCACTTTTGAATG CGTTAAAATATTCGACAGCAGTACCTGTGATTTTCCTTTCTGCCCTTAAATACCATGTCTTACCCGAAAGCTGGACTAATTTTTATCGCCCACTCTGGCTTCTTTCAAGTGTTTTGAACTCATTGTACTCTTTTTATTGGGACGTAGCACGAGATTGGGATTTCAG CTTCGCTCGTATGTTCAAGTTCAATAAATCACATCTCTACTCGCACCTTTTACATGGACGAACATGG GTATACTTTTGGGTGATCGGAAGCAACTTGATCCTACGATGCACGTGGACATACAAACTGTCGGCTCATCTCCGTAATAACTACCTTACGGTGTTCACCATTGCTGCCTTGGAGATATTCCGGCGATTCCAATGGATTTTCTTCCGCGTTGAAAACGAGTGGAATAAAATCAACTCCAGGCCAAATATGCAGCTCTCCATGAATGATCCAAGCGATGATGAAGTCAAATTACTTTCTTCTTCAGCTGGTTACAATGTATAA
- the LOC105773936 gene encoding uncharacterized protein LOC105773936 isoform X3, producing the protein MRMSADLRDLFLYEAFLYYNPLLLVTTMVWLWGINLWVFSRSNINYAKIFDLDQNHLTHREIWKCATWMTIIVPTSMTAYLYLYSNGEVSLAASQPVLLYFAVVMLLIFPFDIFYFSSRYYLLRALWRIVLPLQAITFSDFFLADILTSMAKVFSDIERSVCRMVHRQVATIAWFEADSVCGSHSVAIPLVLVLPYLFRFFQCLRQYRDIGERSALLNALKYSTAVPVIFLSALKYHVLPESWTNFYRPLWLLSSVLNSLYSFYWDVARDWDFSSFARMFKFNKSHLYSHLLHGRTWVYFWVIGSNLILRCTWTYKLSAHLRNNYLTVFTIAALEIFRRFQWIFFRVENEWNKINSRPNMQLSMNDPSDDEVKLLSSSAGYNV; encoded by the exons ATGAGAATGAGTGCAGACCTACGGGACCTATTTCTATATGAGGCATTTTTGTATTATAATCCTCTTCTTCTGGtg ACTACAATGGTATGGCTTTGGGGAATCAATTTATGGGTCTTTTCTCGGTCTAATATCAATTATGCCAAAATTTTTGATCTCGATCAGAACCATCTCACTCATAGAGAAATATGGAAG TGCGCTACATGGATGACTATCATTGTTCCAACCAGTATGACAGCATATCTTTATCTCTACTCTAATGGAGAAGTATCATTGGCTGCCTCCCAACCA GTGCTTCTATATTTTGCAGTCGTGATGCTTTTAATATTcccttttgacattttttatttttcatcccGATACTACTTGCTAAGGGCTCTTTGGCGAATAGTTCTTCCATTACAG GCGATAACTTTTTCCGACTTCTTCTTGGCTGATATTTTGACCTCCATGGCAAAG GTGTTTTCTGATATAGAACGGTCCGTCTGTAGAATGGTCCATCGACAG GTTGCCACCATTGCATGGTTTGAAGCTGATTCTGTCTGTGGCAGTCACTCTGTTGCAATCCCTTTAGTTCTCGTTTTGCCTTATCTTTTCCGATTTTTCCAATGTCTTCGACAATACAGGGATATCGGTGAAAGATCAGCACTTTTGAATG CGTTAAAATATTCGACAGCAGTACCTGTGATTTTCCTTTCTGCCCTTAAATACCATGTCTTACCCGAAAGCTGGACTAATTTTTATCGCCCACTCTGGCTTCTTTCAAGTGTTTTGAACTCATTGTACTCTTTTTATTGGGACGTAGCACGAGATTGGGATTTCAG CAGCTTCGCTCGTATGTTCAAGTTCAATAAATCACATCTCTACTCGCACCTTTTACATGGACGAACATGG GTATACTTTTGGGTGATCGGAAGCAACTTGATCCTACGATGCACGTGGACATACAAACTGTCGGCTCATCTCCGTAATAACTACCTTACGGTGTTCACCATTGCTGCCTTGGAGATATTCCGGCGATTCCAATGGATTTTCTTCCGCGTTGAAAACGAGTGGAATAAAATCAACTCCAGGCCAAATATGCAGCTCTCCATGAATGATCCAAGCGATGATGAAGTCAAATTACTTTCTTCTTCAGCTGGTTACAATGTATAA
- the LOC105773984 gene encoding transcription factor ILR3: MELDPSENSNWLLDYGIPDFPPPAAAFAWPCQSTLNAPSNVSATVDCSFADSDCLKDVVSRKRLKSESCGGSGSKAWREKLRRDRLNDRFLELGAVLEPERPMKADKVAILSDAVRMVRQLRSEAQRLKDSNEELQAKIKELKEEKNELRDEKQRLKADKEQLEQQVKAMSAQPGFLTQPPSISAALAAQRQAAGNKLMPVIGFPSLAMWQFMPPAAVDTSQDHVLRPPVA, translated from the exons ATGGAATTGGACCCCTCTGAAAACTCCAACTGGCTCCTTGATTATGGCATACCTGATTTCCCGCCTCCAGCTGCCGCCTTCGCATGGCCTTGTCAATCTACTCTCAATGCTCCCTCTAATGtcag TGCTACAGTTgattgctcctttgctgattcAGATTGCTTGAAGGATGTTGTCTCTAGGAAAAG GTTGAAATCGGAATCATGCGGTGGATCCGGATCGAAAGCATGGCGGGAGAAATTGCGGAGGGATAGATTGAATGATAG GTTCTTGGAACTGGGTGCCGTTTTGGAGCCTGAAAGGCCAATGAAAGCAGATAAGGTTGCTATTTTGAGTGATGCTGTAAGAATGGTGCGTCAGTTACGCAGTGAAGCGCAAAGATTGAAAGACTCTAATGAGGAGTTGcaagcaaaaattaaagagcTGAAG GAAGAGAAGAACGAGCTTCGCGACGAGAAGCAGAGGCTGAAAGCAGACAAGGAGCAATTGGAGCAGCAAGTCAAAGCCATGAGTGCACAGCCAGGCTTCTTGACGCAGCCCCCTTCAATATCTGCTGCATTAGCTGCTCAAAGGCAAGCTGCTGGAAACAAGTTGATGCCTGTCATCGGATTTCCAAGTCTCGCCATGTGGCAATTCATGCCACCTGCTGCAGTCGATACATCACAGGATCACGTTCTTCGCCCTCCAGTCGCATAA